From a region of the Halostella litorea genome:
- a CDS encoding DUF7558 family protein: protein MQQTLSGCGFCDSPPGTAMGEAHTWGKDERVTHPICVDCATQTRSDPDERDHHACDGCGLVVGALAALTRFRVELGHLEGPLQLCARCSPGGLATYWTRDLTEHLVAE from the coding sequence ATGCAACAGACGCTTTCTGGGTGTGGGTTCTGCGATTCACCGCCTGGTACAGCGATGGGCGAGGCGCATACGTGGGGGAAAGACGAACGGGTGACGCACCCAATCTGTGTCGACTGCGCCACCCAGACGCGGTCGGATCCCGACGAGCGCGACCACCACGCCTGCGACGGGTGCGGACTGGTCGTCGGCGCCCTCGCGGCACTTACCCGGTTCCGCGTCGAACTCGGCCATCTCGAGGGGCCGCTCCAACTGTGTGCTCGCTGTAGCCCTGGTGGGCTCGCGACGTACTGGACGCGCGACCTCACGGAGCACCTCGTGGCCGAGTGA
- a CDS encoding PIN domain-containing protein, whose product MSRLIADASALVSLGIVTDDDPDPLALCLSRYEVVVPTAVIDELQEIASYDDVHGHAASAVLDQTESFTTQSVDLDAEFPLDDGENAAVTLANDLNATLFLCDEFNQLGLIHASLADTRLVTTPTLLSVLVRAEHLSAADARLLLDAISDARSWGANSYVQRARSLLKEP is encoded by the coding sequence ATGTCGCGGCTTATCGCAGACGCCTCCGCCCTCGTGAGTCTCGGGATCGTTACTGACGACGACCCCGATCCACTCGCACTCTGTCTCTCCCGGTACGAGGTCGTCGTCCCAACAGCGGTCATCGATGAACTCCAAGAGATCGCCTCGTACGATGACGTCCATGGACACGCCGCGTCCGCCGTCCTCGACCAAACAGAGTCATTCACGACACAGTCGGTCGACCTCGATGCCGAGTTCCCCCTCGATGACGGTGAAAACGCGGCGGTCACGCTCGCGAACGATCTCAATGCTACGCTCTTCCTCTGTGACGAGTTCAACCAACTTGGCTTGATCCACGCCTCACTCGCTGATACTCGGCTCGTCACGACACCGACGCTGCTCTCGGTTCTCGTTCGAGCTGAACACCTATCAGCTGCCGATGCGCGGCTGCTCCTCGATGCGATCAGTGACGCCCGTAGCTGGGGCGCGAACAGTTACGTGCAGCGAGCTCGCTCATTGCTCAAGGAGCCCTGA